Part of the Vulpes vulpes isolate BD-2025 chromosome 13, VulVul3, whole genome shotgun sequence genome, GGGAACTGATGTTATAACCCCACTActctgtcttttctgtttctttctctaaagAAGTCTCTTGGCTTCATTTGTTAAGTGATCAGTTTACACTAGCAACAGTTGGCTGCTAGTCCAATTGAACTACAGCGTATAACTTTCATCTATTCTGGTATCAAGTTTTGGATGTGAACACAACAAAAGATCTCTCCTGGACTGATTGTGCTTTATGTTACCACACTTTTGTTTATACATTTGATTgcaatgtttacattaaaaactcAGCTTAGTATAGAGGCTGCTTATTCCATGCCTTGCTTAATTtcaacaattaatttttttaaggtgttttGGTTGAAGAAAACCTTAGGTTACACATTAGAATTCAAGAGCTGAATATACAGTTGTTGGCCACATAGTCCAAAAAGGTAGTAGGCTTGAAGGTCATATAATGTCACTGAAGAACGTCTGAATGACATGAGAAGTTTGAATTCCTAAGCAATtgttgaaagagaaagaaacaattagGGGGTTTTGGTTACTGGAAGGGGAGGCTATAATTGTTCTCAAAATTTTACCAGTGATGACTTTAGAAAACAGCAAAAGGTCATTAGTAAAACAAGTTGGCTTGGATAATGTAATAATGTAATAGTCAATGAGACTAATGAAGGATCAAAATATTCCAATTATATAATCTGTTCTGATGCAAACTCTCTATGGAAGTCTTACTAGAAATACGGAAGATTCTCTCTAAAagggaatactttttttttttttttttttaagacttatttatttagggcagcctgggtggctcagtggtttagcgctgccttcagcccagggtgtggtcctagagatccgggatcaagtcccacattggggtccctgcatggaacctgcttctccctctgcctgtatctctgcctctgtgtgtgtgtgtgtgtgtgtgtctcatgaataaaattctttaaaaagatttatttattcatgagagacagagagagagaggcagagacataaatcTCTTGAGGGGTTTCTCAATCTGGGCATTATTGATATTTAAGAAATGATTGAGACGGTTTTCTTGGTGTGGGGACTGCCCTATGCCATGCAGGTGGTTGAGCAGCATTCCAGGTCCACTAGATACCACAGCATCCTTCCCCTGGGCCTGTTTCCAGATATTGCTCAATGTCTCCTCAGGGCAAAAATCACTCTCCTTCTTGGGGAATCACTTGTTAGGGTGAAGCCTAGAGactgcatttctaataagaaCATCCAGGTAGTTTTGACAAATATGGTCAGTGGACCAAACGTGAGAAACACTGAACTAATGTGTTGAATTATGTTCCCCCTCTAAATTGATATGTTAAAGTCTTAACCCTCAATACCTCAAAATGTGATCCTATTTGGAAATTGTCATTGCAGGTTTCATCTGATGAGATCATACTGGGTTAGAATGGGCCGCTGATCCAATATGACTGGCATCCTTATATAAAGGGAAAATTTGGATCCAAGAGATAAGGACACAGGGAAAATGACATGCAAGCCAAAGAACTACCAGAAGCCACGAGAAAAGGCTGGAACAGACTCTTCCCTAACTCCTACAGGGAGAGAGCATGGCTCTGCAAACACCTTGATTTCatacttccagcctccaaaactgtgagacaataaatttctgttgtataagccacccagttggtgTTACTTTGTTACAgaagccctagcaaactaatatataaagaaaaaaataggagccAGAGTTTTAGCACTAGGATGCTTGAAGCAGgatcagagagaaaaatggaaagattacGGACTGGTACCAATTCCTAATTTATCTTTCTCACTGCCTGACATAAAATAGAAGTcgatagcttttatttttattaagcactCTCCAAATATATCTTGTCTAagttaaatattaagaataacaTAATTTGTTACTTTTTAAGGTTGAAATTGCCAGCGTTCCACTTTCAAGTTTTCATCTAGATTATAGGGTACTTGGATAGATAGGCTTGAGTCTGGAGTTGCCTAGAAGATGAATGGAATTTATAAAGTATgccattatctttctttttttttttaaaccttatttgagagagacagaaacggagagaaagcacaagcaggtggaggggccgtgggagaagccgactccttgatgaacagggagcccaatgtgggtctccatcccaggatcctgagatcatgacttgtcCCAGAGACAagcgcttaaccgactgagccacccaggtgcccctaattatgCCTCCATAGAAAAGATAGTATGTAAACGTGAAATTCCATCTAAGGCAAAAATGCAGTGACTGATCACACTGTAGCTTTAAGAAAAGTGTTGACGGTTTCAGGTCACAAAGGCACTATTTAGAGTACAGCAAGAGGGACCATGTGTCCAGCAGGCCAGGCAGTCATGTGCCTCCCCGAAGTAGGCAATTCGTCCTCTCTCACTGCAAGAATGAAGCCCATGATATTAAAAGACCTTAAGAGGCATGTGCTCTAACAGTTCCATTTGCAACAAAAGTGAACACTGCTGTCACTTAGTAATTATCAGAAGACAAAACAAGAGCCCCGTCTGTGGCAGATGCTAGTCTTTTTCTCCTCAAGATATAGGAAGCCTAATAGATATCTCAGTTCCCGTTCCCTCCCACAATTGAATGGGGGTGGTGGGAGACAAGGCCTCCTTGCCTTaagatttcagaaagaaaagtcagTGACGTTTCCATTGCAGGTGAAGGGCCCCgacatttatttttcctgctccCATAAGCATGAATGGTTCACGATAAAGCACGGCAGGttcctggggacgcctgggtggcccaggggctgagcggctgccttcggctcaggttgtgatcccggggtcctggaatcgagtcctgtgtcacgttcccctgcacggagcctgcttctccctctgcttgtgtctctgcctctctctctctctctctgtggctctcatgaagaaataaaaatcttaaaaaaaaaaaaaaaaaaaaaagaggggtcaAACACAAACAAGGTCTGGCCTAGACCGCTCCAGCGTCCTCCCCAAATCAGGATAAACTAACAGGACATTAGCCTGGAAGCCTCTGCCAAACGCTAGGCTTTACCTCAGTAAATCCCCTCACCTTTAATCTAGGAAACTTTCCAGCATGCTCTTCAGAGTCACATGAAGGTGCTGTCAGAGCCCAGTATGACCTCCGGTGTCCCCTCTTGGGGGCCAAGCTGCCCCGTGGATACCTAAGTTTGCCGTGTGGTCTCAAAGGCCCCCACGAGGTTAGGATAGTTCTccaggcttccttttttttttccaaaagaaggcAAGGCCGGCAAAGGAGCGCCACGCTCGGGCACACAGAAATCCGGGGGACCAAAAGCAGAAGTAAACAGCTTTTTTAGAGCAACACTAATACCATCGAAGGCCTTCTCCGACCTCTCCAGTGGtgggtcttttttcctttttttccggATACCGAATCCTTTCACGCCTTCCcccagcctgcccctccccccggccccccaaCAAGGGTTAAGGGCCCGCGGCCAGCTGCAGACTCTAAGGTCCACCGCGGCCCGCTCCGGCCGGGGCAGTGGCCTGGATGTACATTTGACGTCGGGAAACCTAATCTCCCACGTCTCATCTCCGGCTATTGTGCCTATAGGGGGAGGCAGAACAGGTGAAGGCGGCCGGAGGAACCCAGTTCCGGCACAGTCCGAGAGGGCGAGGAGAGGGTGCGAGGCGCGGGAAGGCGACGACAGCGCGACAAGTCGGGCGAGTCGCGCCCCAGCACCGCGCCTCTCTCCCCGGGATCACCTTGCCCTGACCTAGTTGAGCCGCGCAGGAAGGAAGCCAGGAGGGCgaaggaggggggcggggccggcagcggggggcggggccgcgagcGGGCGCTTTCTCGTGCTCGCGTGTGATTGGCCGACGGGTTCGGGCCGGAAGCTGCCGGGAGGcttcggcggcggcggcggcggcggcgacggcggcggcgcACGTGGTGACGTGCGAGGGGGTGCGGcgggagcgggcggcggcggcggcggcagtgTCTCCGGGACGCGCGTGGAGGTCGGTCGCCCAGAGCTGCTCGGCACAGTCTCTCCGCCTGCTGCCTCGGCGCGGCAGTGccagcgagcgagcgagcgagtcCCCGCGAGCCCTCGGCGGCGCGGCCCCCTCCTCGCAGCCTCCGCGGACTGACCGCTCGTCTTCCCGCGCGCCCGCTCCCCCCCTCCGCGGCCTCCAGGCGCTTTCCGAGGGGCCGATTCCCGCCCGCTTCCTCCTGCTCCCCATCGAAGCTCCAGACAtgagtttttccatctcttcagaGATGAACCAGGTAATGTGCGCAGGCCTTGGacggtggagggggaggagggcgcgaCCGGAGTCCGCGCCGAGGGATGGTGCGGCCGGCCGGGGAGCCGGTGCGAGGCGCGGAGCGGCGTCCTGGTCCCGGGGGAGGacgctccccgccgccgccgccgccgccttctGGGGGCGA contains:
- the LOC140595118 gene encoding uncharacterized protein, yielding MCYKEPSVCKMRRRPPSGLKRPPGGSPGPSSARGREGAHSPGWKAPRPAPAHPRRGLAGHAVIQRRHVRAAAPSLLPPPSPRAWQEKRATWSGNKGPRGPRRSGTRCHPAPGPRRPCGPRPAPRPHGPREGSPDSRLDPDSGKRDSRVPLLAGIPAPRRRDPAPPRTPRAETPAPLPPPQLSAGRPAPASAADATRQPWQRRERGPRAAAAPRPQKAAAAAAGSVLPRDQDAAPRLAPAPRPAAPSLGADSGRALLPLHRPRPAHITWFISEEMEKLMSGASMGSRRKRAGIGPSESAWRPRRGGAGAREDERSVRGGCEEGAAPPRARGDSLARSLALPRRGSRRRDCAEQLWATDLHARPGDTAAAAAARSRRTPSHVTTCAAAVAAAAAAAEASRQLPARTRRPITREHEKAPARGPAPRCRPRPPPSPSWLPSCAAQLGQGKVIPGREARCWGATRPTCRAVVAFPRLAPSPRPLGLCRNWVPPAAFTCSASPYRHNSRR